A single Actinomadura algeriensis DNA region contains:
- a CDS encoding SDR family oxidoreductase — protein MDGRAGGGRVALVTGAGSGIGAAVASALLEAGWRVALAGRRAARLEETARRAGDAGGRALAVAADVADPASVEALFGAVADRWGRLDLLVNNAGVFGAPAPVEDFAVEEWRRVVDTNLTGAFLCARAAFRMMREQDPRGGRIINNGSLSAHTPRPRSVAYTASKHAVTGLTKSLSLEGRPYGIACGQIDVGNAATEMTGGFAAGALQADGSVRAEPVMAAGHVAEAVLYMAGLPPEANVQFMTVMATAMPSFVGRG, from the coding sequence ATGGACGGTCGTGCGGGCGGCGGGCGCGTCGCGCTGGTGACGGGGGCGGGTTCGGGGATCGGCGCCGCGGTCGCGTCGGCGCTGCTGGAAGCGGGGTGGCGGGTCGCGCTGGCCGGGCGCCGCGCCGCCCGGCTGGAGGAGACGGCGCGGCGGGCGGGCGACGCCGGCGGCAGGGCGCTGGCGGTCGCCGCGGACGTCGCCGACCCGGCGTCGGTCGAGGCGCTGTTCGGCGCGGTCGCCGACCGGTGGGGGCGGCTGGACCTGCTGGTCAACAACGCCGGGGTGTTCGGTGCGCCCGCGCCCGTGGAGGACTTCGCCGTCGAGGAGTGGCGGCGGGTCGTCGACACCAACCTCACGGGCGCGTTCCTGTGCGCGCGGGCGGCGTTCCGGATGATGAGGGAGCAGGATCCGCGGGGCGGCCGGATCATCAACAACGGGTCGCTGTCGGCGCACACGCCGCGGCCCCGGTCGGTGGCCTACACGGCGAGCAAGCACGCGGTGACGGGGCTGACCAAGTCGCTGTCGCTGGAGGGGCGGCCGTACGGGATCGCGTGCGGGCAGATCGACGTGGGCAACGCGGCGACGGAGATGACGGGCGGGTTCGCGGCGGGCGCGCTGCAGGCGGACGGGTCGGTGCGGGCGGAGCCGGTGATGGCCGCCGGGCACGTCGCCGAGGCCGTCCTGTACATGGCGGGGCTGCCGCCGGAGGCGAACGTGCAGTTCATGACGGTGATGGCGACGGCGATGCCGTCGTTCGTGGGCCGCGGCTGA
- a CDS encoding phage holin family protein, translating to MTIMRPAQDGRGGATGATVHGDGQGTRHETVHDEAGLRETAPREGGRAEPGHHEPGTGELVRQATQQVSDLMRAELRLAVAELKDKGRHAGTGAGMFGGAGLVALYGIGALLTAAIAAIALVLPVWAAALIVGGVLLLVAGLLALMGRGQARRATPAKPERAAQEARQTVAELKERAHR from the coding sequence ATGACGATCATGCGGCCGGCACAGGACGGCAGAGGCGGCGCCACCGGCGCCACCGTCCACGGCGACGGGCAGGGAACACGGCACGAGACCGTCCACGATGAGGCCGGGCTCCGGGAGACCGCGCCCCGCGAAGGCGGGCGGGCCGAGCCCGGGCACCACGAGCCGGGGACGGGCGAGCTCGTCCGGCAGGCGACCCAGCAGGTCTCGGACCTGATGCGCGCGGAGCTGCGCCTGGCCGTGGCCGAGCTGAAGGACAAGGGCAGGCACGCCGGGACGGGCGCCGGGATGTTCGGCGGCGCGGGCCTGGTCGCGCTGTACGGGATCGGGGCGCTGCTGACGGCCGCGATCGCGGCGATCGCGCTGGTGCTGCCGGTGTGGGCGGCGGCGCTGATCGTCGGCGGCGTGCTGCTGCTGGTCGCCGGGCTGCTGGCCCTGATGGGCCGCGGGCAGGCGCGGCGGGCGACACCGGCCAAGCCGGAGCGGGCGGCGCAGGAGGCGCGGCAGACCGTCGCGGAACTGAAGGAGAGGGCGCATCGATGA
- a CDS encoding DUF3618 domain-containing protein gives MSRNGAGAGTEELRQEVDRARHDLGETVEALAARADVKAMARERVEQARTRAMEAVGSARQAASARASSVRAAATSERGAARARQGGAAAASAGAAAALLTVWLRRRRAPAVRVRTRRMQRAPVKVRRTGAGRTNWAPVARLTGAHRSRSRSPFGRARR, from the coding sequence ATGAGCAGGAACGGCGCCGGGGCCGGCACCGAGGAGCTGCGGCAGGAGGTCGACCGGGCCCGCCACGACCTCGGGGAGACCGTGGAGGCGCTGGCGGCCCGCGCCGATGTGAAGGCGATGGCCCGGGAACGCGTCGAGCAGGCCCGGACCCGGGCCATGGAGGCGGTCGGGTCGGCGCGGCAGGCCGCGTCGGCGCGGGCGTCGTCGGTGCGCGCGGCCGCGACTTCCGAGCGGGGCGCGGCGCGGGCGCGGCAGGGCGGTGCGGCGGCCGCGTCGGCGGGGGCCGCCGCGGCGCTGCTGACGGTGTGGCTGCGGCGGCGCCGCGCGCCCGCGGTGCGGGTGCGGACGCGGCGCATGCAGCGCGCCCCGGTGAAGGTGCGCCGGACGGGCGCGGGCCGGACGAACTGGGCGCCGGTGGCGCGGCTCACCGGGGCGCACCGGAGCCGGTCGCGGTCGCCGTTCGGGCGGGCGCGCCGCTGA
- a CDS encoding YihY/virulence factor BrkB family protein produces MSRERRRPGGLTEMPASGWRGAARRVVGEFKDDNLQDYAAALTYYAVLSIFPGLLVVVSLVGLAGRSATDDLISNLGGTAPGAVKDLLIGAIRQLQGSGGAGIVAVVGLAGAVWSASGYVGAFMRASNVVYDVPEGRPFWKMVPLRLGITLLTLVVLAASAVAVVVSGPLAREAGDALGLGSAAVTAWRIAKWPVLLVVISLLFSLLYWAAPNVRRRFRWVTPGGVVAVLVWLAASGLFALYVAGFSSYNKTYGSLAGVIVFLVWLWISNLAILLGAELNAELERGRAIQAGVPPDREPYAEFRDTRAFDEEDRRDTGVGGAGDRAEGGGRDRGPDRPDSGV; encoded by the coding sequence ATGAGCAGGGAGCGGCGGCGGCCCGGCGGGCTCACCGAGATGCCCGCGTCCGGATGGCGGGGGGCGGCAAGGCGGGTCGTCGGGGAGTTCAAGGACGACAATCTGCAGGACTACGCGGCGGCGCTCACCTACTACGCGGTCCTGTCGATCTTCCCGGGGCTGCTGGTGGTGGTGTCGCTGGTGGGGCTGGCGGGCCGGTCGGCGACCGACGACCTGATCTCCAACCTGGGCGGGACGGCTCCCGGCGCGGTCAAGGATCTGCTGATCGGCGCGATCCGGCAGCTGCAGGGCTCGGGCGGCGCGGGGATCGTCGCGGTGGTGGGCCTGGCGGGCGCGGTGTGGTCGGCGTCGGGGTACGTGGGGGCGTTCATGCGGGCGTCCAACGTCGTCTACGACGTGCCGGAGGGGCGCCCGTTCTGGAAGATGGTGCCGCTGCGGCTCGGGATCACGCTGCTGACGCTGGTGGTGCTGGCGGCGTCGGCGGTCGCGGTGGTGGTGTCGGGGCCGCTGGCGCGCGAGGCCGGGGACGCGCTGGGCCTGGGGTCGGCGGCGGTGACGGCGTGGCGGATCGCCAAGTGGCCGGTGCTGCTGGTGGTGATCAGCCTGTTGTTCTCGCTGCTGTACTGGGCGGCCCCCAACGTGCGGCGCAGGTTCCGGTGGGTGACGCCGGGCGGTGTGGTGGCGGTGCTGGTGTGGCTGGCGGCGTCGGGCCTGTTCGCCCTGTACGTGGCGGGGTTCTCCAGCTACAACAAGACCTACGGCAGCCTGGCCGGGGTGATCGTGTTCCTGGTGTGGCTGTGGATCAGCAACCTGGCGATCCTGCTGGGCGCGGAGCTGAACGCCGAGCTGGAGCGGGGCCGGGCGATCCAGGCGGGCGTCCCCCCGGACCGGGAGCCGTACGCGGAGTTCCGCGACACCCGCGCGTTCGACGAGGAGGACCGCCGCGACACCGGCGTCGGCGGGGCGGGAGACCGGGCGGAGGGCGGCGGGCGCGACCGGGGCCCGGACCGTCCTGACTCGGGCGTGTGA
- a CDS encoding GNAT family N-acetyltransferase: MLHPPYPIETERLTLRPFREDDLEGLHAYQSLPEVARFLYWEPRNLEESRSFLKEKMSASVVEREGDWLVLAVVQRETGGLMGEVNLQWRSREHRQGEIGYILNPAFHGRGFATEAAGVVLRLGFEGLDLHRVVGRLDGRNAASARVLERLGMRREAHLVQNEMVKGEWTDEVVYAMLREEWERRAPVTGG; this comes from the coding sequence GTGCTGCATCCCCCATATCCCATCGAGACCGAGCGACTCACCCTGCGGCCGTTCCGTGAGGACGACCTGGAGGGCCTGCACGCGTACCAGTCGCTGCCCGAGGTGGCGCGGTTCCTGTACTGGGAGCCGCGGAACCTGGAGGAGTCCAGGTCGTTCCTGAAGGAGAAGATGAGCGCCTCCGTCGTGGAGCGCGAGGGCGACTGGCTGGTGCTGGCGGTGGTGCAGCGCGAGACGGGCGGGCTGATGGGCGAGGTCAACCTGCAGTGGCGCAGCCGGGAGCACCGGCAGGGCGAGATCGGCTACATCCTCAACCCGGCGTTCCACGGGCGGGGGTTCGCGACCGAGGCCGCCGGGGTGGTGCTGCGGCTGGGGTTCGAGGGGCTGGACCTGCACCGGGTGGTGGGGCGGCTGGACGGCCGCAACGCCGCGTCCGCGCGGGTGCTGGAGCGTCTGGGGATGCGGCGCGAGGCGCATCTGGTGCAGAACGAGATGGTCAAGGGCGAGTGGACCGACGAGGTCGTGTACGCGATGCTGCGGGAGGAGTGGGAGCGCCGCGCTCCCGTCACCGGCGGCTGA
- a CDS encoding WYL domain-containing protein yields the protein MHLHRPLTAHPARTPAAAPATGAVLTLAGAAGQRRRVRLRYRSRRGDDTERDLDPYGPVFRSGRWYP from the coding sequence CTGCACCTTCACCGCCCCCTGACCGCGCACCCGGCCCGGACCCCGGCCGCGGCCCCGGCCACCGGCGCCGTCCTCACCCTCGCCGGCGCCGCCGGGCAGCGGCGCCGCGTCCGCCTGCGCTACCGGTCCCGGCGCGGCGACGACACCGAACGCGACCTCGACCCCTACGGGCCGGTGTTCCGCTCCGGCCGCTGGTACCCGTGA
- a CDS encoding cytochrome P450 — MTTRQDGGTIGGIGPSDIDLSDLRFWGRPLDERAAAFAALRARGAPAFFADPAVPFTGRGRGYWALVSHADVTEASRNPQIFSSEPNATTVIDSPGFLDRYVNSMINMDDPRHAKIRRVVSRAFSPKMLAKTEDDITARAARIVDELIAARASRPAGEPLDFVEHAAVRLPVEVICDMLGIPGTLHARVVRLTNIVLGNSDPEYTGVTPDMGRVRTGLGLAKVALAGRDLHRLAARLGRERAAEPTGDLTSALVNANIDGESLTAREFGTFFLLLVVAGNETTRTAIAHGLELLTDNPGQRDLLLDDFDGRIGGAVEEIVRHSTPVICFRRNLTRDHVMNGHAFEKGDKVMLFYNSANRDETVFDDPDVFDITRSPNPHVGFGGPGPHFCLGANLARREITVMFRELFTRLPDLRAAGEPDRLMSSLINGYKRLPCTFTAP; from the coding sequence ATGACCACCCGGCAGGACGGCGGGACGATCGGCGGGATCGGACCGAGCGACATCGACCTCAGCGACCTGCGGTTCTGGGGCCGCCCCCTGGACGAGCGCGCCGCCGCGTTCGCCGCGCTGCGGGCCCGCGGCGCGCCGGCGTTCTTCGCCGACCCGGCCGTCCCGTTCACCGGCCGCGGCCGCGGCTACTGGGCCCTGGTCTCGCACGCCGACGTCACCGAGGCCAGCCGCAACCCGCAGATCTTCTCCAGCGAGCCCAACGCCACCACCGTCATCGACTCGCCCGGCTTCCTCGACCGCTACGTCAACTCCATGATCAACATGGACGACCCGCGGCACGCCAAGATCCGGCGCGTGGTGTCGCGCGCGTTCAGCCCCAAGATGCTCGCCAAGACCGAGGACGACATCACGGCCCGCGCCGCCCGCATCGTCGACGAGCTCATCGCCGCCCGCGCGTCCCGCCCCGCCGGCGAACCCCTCGACTTCGTCGAGCACGCCGCCGTCCGCCTCCCCGTCGAGGTCATCTGCGACATGCTCGGCATCCCCGGCACCCTCCACGCCCGGGTCGTGCGGCTGACCAACATCGTGCTCGGCAACTCCGACCCCGAGTACACCGGCGTCACCCCCGACATGGGACGGGTGCGCACCGGCCTCGGCCTCGCCAAGGTCGCCCTCGCCGGCCGCGACCTGCACCGCCTCGCCGCCCGCCTCGGCCGCGAACGCGCCGCCGAGCCCACCGGCGACCTCACCTCCGCCCTCGTCAACGCCAACATCGACGGGGAGAGCCTCACCGCCCGCGAGTTCGGCACCTTCTTCCTGCTGCTGGTCGTCGCCGGCAACGAGACCACCCGCACCGCCATCGCGCACGGCCTGGAACTGCTCACCGACAACCCCGGCCAGCGCGACCTGCTGCTGGACGACTTCGACGGCCGCATCGGCGGCGCCGTCGAGGAGATCGTCCGCCACTCCACCCCCGTCATCTGCTTCCGCCGCAACCTCACCCGCGACCACGTCATGAACGGCCACGCCTTCGAAAAGGGCGACAAGGTCATGCTGTTCTACAACTCGGCCAACCGCGACGAGACCGTCTTCGACGACCCCGACGTCTTCGACATCACCCGCTCCCCGAACCCGCACGTCGGATTCGGGGGACCGGGACCCCACTTCTGCCTCGGCGCCAACCTCGCCCGCCGCGAGATCACCGTGATGTTCCGCGAGCTGTTCACCCGGCTCCCCGACCTGCGCGCCGCCGGGGAGCCCGACCGGCTGATGTCCAGCCTCATCAACGGCTACAAACGGCTGCCCTGCACCTTCACCGCCCCCTGA
- a CDS encoding alpha/beta hydrolase, translating to MTPSVRSQARPARRSRPVTSGSLVAVLVAGIGAAGAGTARSDTPARADTGARIVAETGLDGNDVDITVDSPSLGKRVKARVLLPENWTPDATRTWPVLYAFHGGQDDYTSWTRNTDIEAWARAYDVIVVMPEGENGSYADWYNYGKGATPKWETFHTAEVRQLIERNYNAGARRAAIGNSSGGAGAVTYAARHPGMFAYVASLSGVLSMRQPGVPAMLMFTNAGNGQDPFAIWGIPWADDANWKAHDPHTLAPELRGTGLFFSAGTTGRPGPGDPNVAPWDIGLLSEIVIGANNKEFKKRLDQLGIPHTAHIYGDGRHNWPAWVRESEFVWPTLMKSIGAARA from the coding sequence ATGACGCCTTCCGTCCGCAGCCAGGCACGTCCGGCCCGCAGGAGCCGCCCGGTGACCTCCGGGTCGCTCGTCGCGGTCCTCGTCGCGGGGATCGGGGCGGCCGGTGCGGGCACCGCGCGGTCCGACACCCCCGCCCGCGCCGACACCGGCGCCCGGATCGTCGCCGAGACCGGCCTGGACGGCAACGACGTCGACATCACCGTCGACTCCCCCTCCCTGGGCAAGCGCGTCAAGGCCCGCGTGCTGCTGCCGGAGAACTGGACCCCCGACGCCACGCGGACCTGGCCGGTGCTGTACGCCTTCCACGGCGGGCAGGACGACTACACCTCCTGGACCCGCAACACCGACATCGAGGCGTGGGCGCGCGCCTACGACGTCATCGTGGTGATGCCCGAGGGCGAGAACGGCTCGTACGCCGACTGGTACAACTACGGCAAGGGCGCCACCCCCAAGTGGGAGACGTTCCACACCGCCGAGGTCCGCCAGCTGATCGAGCGGAACTACAACGCCGGCGCGCGCCGCGCCGCGATCGGCAACTCCTCCGGCGGCGCGGGCGCGGTGACCTACGCGGCCCGCCACCCCGGGATGTTCGCCTACGTGGCGTCGCTGAGCGGGGTGCTGTCGATGCGGCAGCCGGGCGTCCCGGCGATGCTGATGTTCACCAACGCCGGCAACGGCCAGGACCCGTTCGCGATCTGGGGCATCCCGTGGGCCGACGACGCCAACTGGAAGGCCCACGACCCGCACACGCTCGCGCCGGAGCTGCGCGGCACGGGGCTCTTCTTCTCCGCCGGGACGACGGGACGGCCCGGCCCGGGCGACCCGAACGTGGCGCCGTGGGACATCGGCCTGCTGAGCGAGATCGTGATCGGCGCGAACAACAAGGAGTTCAAGAAGCGCCTCGACCAGCTGGGCATCCCCCACACCGCCCACATCTACGGCGACGGCCGGCACAACTGGCCGGCGTGGGTGCGCGAAAGCGAGTTCGTCTGGCCGACGCTGATGAAGTCGATCGGCGCGGCCCGCGCCTGA
- a CDS encoding AI-2E family transporter: protein MPDPPGERREEPPAGATAVPPEATVPPAVPPAGDPRRMPPWLPKAFVLAGAITLAFVAGLWIVERLRGLLVLLLISLFLAFAIEPAVNWLARRGWRRGAGTALMFVVIAALLAGFLGGVGSLLATQTSNLIDEFPGYVTGVIDWINGTFGTELSRETLFQRLPTVTQQLSGQLSALAGNVWVIGATAFEVIFKALAVLLFTFYLSAEGPQFRRTVCSVLPPHRQRQVLAAWEIAVDKTGGYIYSRALLALVSGIAHYIAMAGLGVPYAATLALWVGVLSQFIPVVGTYLAGAVPVLVALTEGPGTALWMLLFIVAYQQLENYLLQPRITARTMAMHPAVAFGLVLAGAAVVGPAGVLLALPLGASVQAFAGAYVRRYDIEEHPLTEPPARRAWAARLRRRRGRGDGRDGGGGPGRG, encoded by the coding sequence ATGCCCGACCCGCCCGGCGAACGCCGAGAGGAGCCACCGGCCGGCGCGACGGCCGTCCCGCCGGAGGCCACCGTCCCGCCCGCCGTCCCCCCGGCCGGGGACCCGCGGCGGATGCCGCCGTGGCTGCCCAAGGCGTTCGTGCTGGCCGGGGCGATCACCCTGGCGTTCGTCGCCGGGCTGTGGATCGTGGAGCGGCTCCGCGGGCTGCTGGTGCTGCTGCTGATCTCGCTGTTCCTGGCGTTCGCGATCGAGCCCGCCGTGAACTGGCTCGCGCGGCGCGGCTGGCGGCGCGGCGCCGGCACCGCGCTGATGTTCGTGGTGATCGCGGCGCTGCTGGCCGGGTTCCTGGGCGGCGTCGGCTCGCTGCTGGCCACCCAGACCAGCAACCTCATCGACGAGTTCCCCGGGTACGTCACCGGCGTCATCGACTGGATCAACGGGACCTTCGGCACCGAACTGTCGCGCGAGACGCTGTTCCAGCGGCTGCCCACCGTCACCCAGCAGCTGTCGGGGCAACTGTCGGCGCTGGCCGGGAACGTGTGGGTGATCGGCGCCACCGCCTTCGAGGTGATCTTCAAGGCGCTGGCGGTGCTGCTGTTCACCTTCTACCTGTCGGCCGAGGGCCCGCAGTTCCGCCGGACGGTGTGCTCGGTGCTCCCGCCGCACCGGCAGCGGCAGGTGCTGGCCGCCTGGGAGATCGCCGTCGACAAGACCGGCGGCTACATCTACTCCCGCGCCCTGCTGGCCCTGGTGTCGGGGATCGCGCACTACATCGCCATGGCCGGGCTCGGCGTCCCCTACGCCGCGACGCTCGCCCTGTGGGTGGGGGTGCTGTCGCAGTTCATCCCCGTCGTGGGGACCTACCTGGCCGGGGCGGTGCCGGTGCTCGTCGCCCTCACCGAGGGGCCCGGCACCGCGCTGTGGATGCTGCTGTTCATCGTCGCCTACCAGCAGCTGGAGAACTACCTGCTGCAGCCGCGCATCACCGCGCGGACCATGGCGATGCACCCCGCCGTCGCGTTCGGGCTCGTGCTGGCCGGCGCCGCCGTCGTCGGCCCCGCCGGGGTGCTGCTGGCGCTGCCGCTGGGCGCCAGCGTCCAGGCGTTCGCCGGCGCCTACGTCCGCCGCTACGACATCGAGGAACATCCCCTCACCGAGCCGCCCGCCCGCCGCGCATGGGCGGCGCGGCTGCGCCGCCGGCGCGGACGCGGGGACGGGCGAGACGGCGGGGGCGGGCCGGGGCGCGGCTGA
- a CDS encoding acyl-CoA thioesterase, producing the protein MGEIFTHRLRVRYSECDQQGVVFNGHYLFFYDVALTEMWRELIADPGRMVQDGYDLVVAEARIRFREGARFDEVLEVRMPVAHVGVTSLVVRPQFRVGERLLADGEVRHVFVDPAAGGKREMPAPVRSALESLRVP; encoded by the coding sequence ATGGGCGAGATCTTCACACATCGGCTGCGGGTCCGGTACAGCGAGTGCGACCAGCAGGGCGTGGTGTTCAACGGGCATTACCTGTTCTTTTACGACGTGGCGCTGACGGAGATGTGGCGGGAGCTGATCGCCGACCCCGGGCGGATGGTGCAGGACGGCTACGACCTGGTCGTGGCGGAGGCCCGGATCCGTTTCCGGGAGGGCGCGCGGTTCGACGAAGTGCTGGAGGTGCGGATGCCGGTGGCGCACGTGGGGGTGACGAGCCTGGTGGTACGCCCGCAGTTCCGGGTGGGCGAGCGGCTGCTGGCCGACGGGGAAGTGCGGCACGTGTTCGTCGACCCGGCCGCCGGGGGCAAGCGGGAGATGCCGGCGCCGGTGAGGTCGGCGCTGGAGTCGCTGCGCGTGCCCTGA
- a CDS encoding dihydrofolate reductase family protein, with the protein MRKLIFGMNVTLDGYIAATGDDIGWSAGEGPDSSPGDELFQWWSDRVDATGLALYGRKLWQAMSSHWPAAGERPGAAPAEIEYARRWRDMPKVVFSSTIDKVDGNTRLVTGDAVAEITRLKAGDGGPMDIGGATLAGAAMRAGLIDEYAIVTHAVLVGGGTPFFAALDGWVNLNLVETRAFPGGVMLTRYETRRRRSR; encoded by the coding sequence ATGCGGAAACTGATCTTCGGCATGAACGTGACCCTGGACGGCTACATCGCCGCGACCGGCGACGACATCGGCTGGAGTGCGGGAGAGGGACCGGACTCGTCGCCGGGCGACGAGCTGTTCCAGTGGTGGTCCGACCGGGTGGACGCGACGGGCCTGGCGCTGTACGGGCGCAAGCTGTGGCAGGCGATGAGCTCCCACTGGCCGGCCGCCGGCGAGCGGCCGGGTGCCGCACCGGCGGAGATCGAGTACGCCCGCCGCTGGCGGGACATGCCGAAGGTGGTGTTCTCATCGACGATCGACAAGGTCGACGGGAACACCCGTCTGGTCACCGGCGACGCGGTCGCCGAGATCACCCGGCTCAAGGCCGGCGACGGCGGCCCGATGGACATCGGGGGCGCGACGCTCGCCGGCGCGGCCATGCGGGCCGGGCTGATCGACGAGTACGCGATCGTCACCCATGCGGTCCTGGTGGGCGGCGGCACGCCTTTCTTCGCCGCGCTGGACGGCTGGGTGAACCTGAACCTGGTCGAGACGCGGGCATTTCCCGGCGGCGTGATGCTGACCCGATACGAGACGAGGCGACGACGGTCTCGTTGA
- a CDS encoding dienelactone hydrolase family protein, whose amino-acid sequence MGADGVDGFAELNQALDAAGVGYTSEIFPDTVHGFTMSDTDAFSLAGLQRHWDRVLPLLHRTLANDSGVQPI is encoded by the coding sequence GTGGGAGCGGACGGGGTCGACGGCTTCGCCGAGCTCAACCAGGCCCTGGACGCCGCAGGTGTCGGCTACACCTCCGAGATCTTTCCCGACACCGTCCACGGATTCACCATGTCCGACACCGACGCGTTCAGCCTTGCCGGGCTGCAGCGCCACTGGGACCGCGTGCTCCCCCTCCTTCACCGCACCCTGGCCAATGACTCAGGAGTCCAGCCCATATGA
- a CDS encoding helix-turn-helix transcriptional regulator, whose amino-acid sequence MERADRLLELVAELRGAAPEPLQAAELAERLGVSERTVRRDLELLAGGGLPLRAGPGGGQVLVEPPRPVVGEAESLTGPVRATLEEAVRSRRAVRLVYTGRSGTRTLRDVDAHGLVTAPYGEYLVGWCRTREGPRNFRVDRIGAAYLAGRGSDVRELEELLAALRVPLPRGPSAPQRRRGPDGRDAGAARTWTLERAEGVRSRLREAAAEVLDGRGGAAELRVVAGHLAEWTRWQAAAVRAAATDAEPVLEGRRPPFPRGFGRATTYAERERMIQDAMAPRSLRDVLGDLQQVLEGLAHWAAGCDDALWAGDLPDPRPYGPPGGPRPLADLLAGPRGPLGHVEWHLDRLAGDAEDGCGVRAVGRCPLRP is encoded by the coding sequence GTGGAACGCGCGGATCGGTTGCTGGAGCTGGTCGCCGAGCTTCGGGGGGCGGCGCCCGAGCCGCTGCAGGCGGCGGAGCTGGCGGAACGGCTCGGGGTGAGCGAGCGGACGGTGCGGCGCGACCTGGAACTGCTGGCCGGCGGCGGGCTGCCGCTGCGGGCCGGGCCGGGCGGCGGGCAGGTGCTGGTGGAACCGCCGCGGCCGGTGGTGGGCGAGGCGGAGTCGCTGACGGGCCCGGTGCGCGCGACGCTCGAGGAGGCGGTGCGGTCGCGGCGGGCGGTGCGGCTGGTCTACACGGGCCGGTCCGGGACGCGGACGCTGCGGGACGTGGACGCGCACGGCCTGGTCACCGCGCCCTACGGCGAGTATCTGGTGGGGTGGTGCCGGACGCGGGAGGGGCCGCGCAATTTCCGGGTGGACCGGATCGGCGCGGCGTACCTGGCGGGGCGCGGTTCGGACGTGCGGGAGCTGGAGGAGCTGCTGGCGGCGCTGCGGGTGCCGCTGCCGCGCGGGCCGTCCGCGCCGCAGCGGCGCCGGGGCCCGGACGGGCGGGACGCGGGGGCGGCGCGGACGTGGACGCTGGAGCGGGCCGAAGGGGTGCGGTCGCGGTTGCGGGAAGCGGCGGCCGAGGTGCTGGACGGGCGCGGCGGCGCGGCGGAGCTGCGGGTGGTGGCGGGGCATCTGGCGGAGTGGACGCGCTGGCAGGCGGCGGCGGTGCGGGCGGCGGCGACGGACGCCGAGCCGGTGCTGGAGGGCCGCAGGCCGCCGTTCCCGCGCGGGTTCGGCCGGGCGACGACGTACGCGGAGCGGGAGCGGATGATCCAGGACGCGATGGCGCCGCGGTCGCTGCGGGACGTGCTGGGCGATCTGCAGCAGGTGCTGGAGGGGCTGGCGCACTGGGCGGCGGGGTGCGACGACGCGCTGTGGGCGGGGGATCTGCCGGATCCGCGCCCGTACGGGCCGCCGGGCGGGCCGCGTCCGCTGGCGGATCTGCTGGCGGGGCCGCGGGGCCCGCTGGGGCATGTGGAGTGGCATCTGGACCGGCTGGCCGGTGACGCGGAGGACGGCTGCGGGGTGCGGGCGGTGGGGCGGTGCCCGCTGCGGCCGTGA
- a CDS encoding ATP-binding protein: MDTSGDTTGTTDAQGPANEAAGRAAAWELPAWTGAAAAARALTIGALRDWRVADPGDADDIVLIVDELVTNAVLHGAGPIRLRLRLHGRRLVGEVADARPTGPPPAPADVPVWDEAGRGLLLIAALATEYGTAGGANGAAGKTVWFSRLLTPGDGHRPAAHHDDPR, from the coding sequence GTGGACACATCGGGGGACACCACCGGAACCACCGACGCCCAAGGACCCGCGAACGAGGCCGCCGGCCGCGCCGCCGCCTGGGAACTGCCCGCATGGACCGGCGCCGCCGCCGCGGCGCGCGCCCTGACGATCGGCGCCCTGCGCGACTGGCGGGTCGCCGACCCCGGCGACGCCGACGACATCGTCCTCATCGTCGACGAGCTCGTCACCAACGCCGTCCTGCACGGCGCCGGCCCCATCCGGCTGCGGCTGCGCCTGCACGGCCGGCGCCTCGTCGGCGAGGTCGCCGACGCCCGCCCCACCGGCCCGCCGCCCGCCCCCGCCGACGTCCCCGTCTGGGACGAGGCCGGACGCGGCCTGCTGCTGATCGCCGCCCTCGCCACCGAGTACGGCACCGCCGGCGGCGCGAACGGCGCAGCGGGCAAGACCGTCTGGTTCAGCAGGCTGCTCACCCCCGGTGACGGCCACCGCCCCGCCGCCCACCACGACGACCCCCGCTGA
- a CDS encoding DUF3040 domain-containing protein encodes MALSMEEQRILTQIEVRLSEDDPRLAHRLARLGDRRPGRRVRLIAAASVAVLAVIAAIAIGFAAAIT; translated from the coding sequence ATGGCGCTGTCGATGGAGGAGCAGCGGATCCTCACCCAGATCGAGGTCCGCCTGAGCGAGGACGACCCGCGGCTGGCCCATCGGCTCGCGCGGCTCGGCGACCGCAGGCCCGGCCGCCGCGTCCGGCTGATCGCGGCCGCGTCCGTCGCCGTCCTGGCCGTGATCGCCGCGATCGCGATCGGCTTCGCGGCCGCCATCACCTGA